The Candidatus Melainabacteria bacterium RIFOXYA2_FULL_32_9 genome segment TTTGGAGGTCGTGTTACAGAAGATGCACCTTTTCAAGAAGTAGGAACTAATCAAATTCAATATATGGGAACTTTATCAACAGGAAATTATCAAAGAGAGGCTGAAATAGTACAAGGAGTAAAAGTTCCTTTGAATTTAGCAGGAGATGCTGTTTTTGGACAGTATTATGAGTCAGCTCCTGGGCCACCACCTGTAATGACAGGTAGTGGGCTTATTCAAACACTTGCTACTTTAAGTCAGGAATTACAAACATCACCTCCTAATCATGACAATATAAGATCTAAAATAGGTGATTTTGAAAATAATTTAAAAACCCTTCTTGATTCTCAGGCACAGATAGGGGGGACTATTTCGAGACTTGAAATGACAAAAAGTAAAATTGAAGAGGATGTAATTTCTTATACAAAGAGAAAATCTAAATTAGAAGATATTGATTTAGCTAAAGCTATATCAAATGTACAATTTCAAGAAACAGCTCTTCAAGCTTCATTGTCTGTGGGCTCAAAAGTTATTCAAAATTCTCTATTAGATTATTTAGGTTAAATTACCTACCATCTCACTTAAATTTAAAGAGGCTTTTCAGCCTCTTTTTTATTATATTTACTGATAAAAAATATCAGATTTTTAGAAATTTTTCAAAAATTTTATTTATTTAAATTATTAATAGAGTTTGTTTTAACATAAATTCTTGCTAACTTAGGAGATTTATTTGTACAAGCGTGAACAATAGCAGCCGAAAGTAAAAATAAATATAAAATAGTCATTTTTTCTCCTTAAAAAATTTAATTTGTAAAAGAGATAGCGTTTCTTACATAAAAATTTTCATCACTCAAAAGTTTTTGGGTTAATTTACTTAATACATCTATAATATAGCTGCTTTTTTTATACATTCCTTTCTGGTTTATAGTTTTAACAATAAAAGCAGTTTTTTCCCTTATTTGATATTCCCTTGACTCAGATGTTTCAGAAATTAATTGAATTAAATTTTCAATAATAGAGCTTATATCACAGTTATTAAGTAATAATATATTTTCAAGGGCATGGAGATACCAATAAATAGTAGTTTGATTGTTTGTTTTTATTATTTTAACTATTTTTTTGATAGATGTTAACTTATTATCTAGATGTTGTAAAGCAAGTGTAACATTTTTGCAAACCTTGGGATTAGAGTCTTTTAATGAGTTTACTAGAATATCAATGGAACTTTCATAATTAAAAAAATGTCTGTATTTTAAATCAATAATAAGGTCTTTTATTAAAAAAGAAGACAATTCCCTTACTCTTGAATCATTTTGTGTTAAACAAAAAAGAAGTTTTTGAGCATCTTCTTGGTTCTTAACTTTCTCGATATTCAATAGAGCAAAGTGCCTTAAATTTTCAGAATCTAGAAACTCAATCAGCTTTTCATAATCAAAATCTTGATTGTTTAAATTATAAGCAGATTCTGTTTTAATAACCAGATCATTAAATACTGGATTATTTTTTATATTATTTTTAAAGGAATTATTATACATAAATTTATTAAGACTAATACATTAGGTGATACCTATATAAGTATTTTAATATTAAAATTAACCAAAATAAACTTAATACAGGATGCTGTTTAAGTAGAAAAGAAAGATAATAATCGAAAAAAGGGAGATAAAAGTTGTGCTCACTGTTATAAATTGGATTAAAGATTTATTTTTCAATAAAGATGATACACTAATAGGACTTACTAGATTAAATGAGTCTAAGATATCTGTGAGAAAAGTTCCAAAGAAAAAAATCAAGAAAGAAAATGAAGATATTAAGATTTCAGACTTAATAAAAGGTGAAATCTAGTAGCTATAGGTTTTTGTTTTGATAAAAAAGAAGATAGGAGGCTATATTATGAAAGTTGGTTTTACTCAAAAACCAAAATGTGTTGTTCCAAACAAAGAAGTAGAAAATAAAGAAATAAAATTAGATAAACTAGCTCCTAAAATGAATGTTTTAGAAGTAGATACTGTTGAGTTTAAAGGTAAAAAGTAAGAAATTTATATCTAAAAATAAGCCTCCTAATTATAGGAGGCTTATTTTTAGATATAAATTATAATCATTAATAAAGCTGCATTATTTTTTTGACATCTTTTAGAATATTCGAAGCTAAATCTCTGGCTTTTTCACTTCCTGTTCTAATCACGTTATGTATATAATCAGGGTTTTGTTCTAATTCTTTTCTTTTGTTTCTTATATCTTTAAAATAATTGTTTATTATAGTTATTAATTGTTTTTTACAATCGGCACAACCCCAGAGAGCTAACTCACAGTTATTTCTTTGAGTTTTTATTGTATCTTCATCTGCAAATATTAAATAATAAGGACAAACAACCTCACACTCATCTGGATGCCCGGGATCAGTTTTTTTAATTCTTGATCTATCGGTAATAGCTCTCATTATTTTTTTGGCTGTTTCTTCTTCTGAATCAGAAATTTTAATATCATTATTAAACGATTTACCCATTTTTTGACCATCAATACCCTTTATAAGTGGGGTTTCAGTTAATTTTGGTTGAGGTTCCTCAAAATATTCAGTTTTATATATATAATTAAACCTTCTTGCCACGTCTCTTGAGAATTCAAGATGAGCTAACTGATCATGACCAACGGGTACAAGAGATGCGTTAAATCCGAGTATATCAGCACTTTGTAATACTGGATATCCTAAGAGACCATAACTAATTATTCCTGAAATATCTTGATTTTCCTCTAATTCACCAGGTTCTTTTCTTAGAATTTTAACCATATCTTTTAAGGTAGGATCTCTTTCTACCCAGTTTTGAGGAGTTATCATACTTAAATAAATATGTAATTCTGCAATTTCAGGAACGAGAGATTGTAAATATATAGTTGATTTATCAGGGTTTATGCCACTTGCAATCCAATCGAGGGTTACATCAACAATGTTTTGCTTTAAATCTTGTGTTTGATCATATTTAGTAGTAAGAGCATGCCAGTCTGCTATTGCAAAATAGCAATTATAACTATCCTGAAAAGAAATCCAGTTTCTTAAAACACCCATATAATGTCCAATATGTAATTTTCCTGTAGGTCTCATTCCTGACATTATACGTTTTTTATCTTCTGGCATACAGTTTCTCCTTAATAAAACAAAGAATAATAAACCTGCTTTTTTATTTTTCCATCAATAATATTCTACAATGTTAAAAAGTTAAAAATTAAGTTAATTAATTAACTTAATTTTTAACTTAAAAGAGTTATTAATAAAAGTATATTAGTTAAAATTAGCGAATTTAACCAAAGATTCTTTAGTAGAATCAGGATTATTTCTTTTATAAATAATCTTCCAGTTTTCAGATACTTGTTTAACCAGATTTTCTTTTTCTTTTTTATTTAATGTATGCCATAAATTAGGCTTAATTAAAATCATTAACTTGTTTTCTTCTTTAGGTTTTACGTAAATATTTTGTATATAACCATCGTAAGGAGACCTTTTTAAACTTGATATAATCTGAATATTAATAGGGGAGAGAGAATTAAAATCTAATTTATTTTGCAATTTATGAGAAGCATAATTTCTAACACTATTTAAACTTACCAGCCCTATAATTAATATAAACCCAATAAAAAAACACGTAGAAAGAACACTAGTCCAAAAAATAGAGTTGTTGAAAGCTTTTAAATAAAAACCACACGCACAATAATCTTTATTTTTAACTATGATCTTATTACAACGAGGACAAGCTTTATCGAAAATAATATTATTCGTTGAATCAACCTGATTATCAACGTCTTTTGAGTTTATTTGATTAGATTTAAATAAACTTTTATACATATTGCTCTAGTTTTATACAGGTTTTCTACAGTTTTTCCAATATAGGACTAAAGTATTAATAAAACTATTAGACAGATGTTTGCAATCAAAGCAAAAAAATTAGAAATGTATAGGAATCTTACTTATTGGAGATAAAAACAAATTATTAAGTATGATATAGTTTAAAGTTCAGGGTTTTAATAAATAAAAAAACCCTGTAATTAGACTTTTATCGAATGAAAAAAGCTGTAATAAAGTATATATTTATATTATAGAATTTATAAAATCTTAGATCTGGTTTTAGGGGGTAAGAATTTAAGGGGTACTATTATGGGAAATGATTATCCTATTGCTGAAAAACAAACTATAAAAACTTTTAACAGAAAACAAAATGCCAAAAAGTCTTTAAATAATTATATTAATCAGTTAAAAATGCACTTTGATTTAACTGATGATGAAATTATAGATGTAATTAGATATATTTTTGAACAACAAACAAGGAATAACAGTAAATTTCTAAAAAAATGGTGGCAGATATGGAAATAACCAGTTACAATAAATAATGAATAGTTGGCATTAGTATGAGAAATAAATAAAGGAAAAATATGACAGCTGACAGATTTTCAATAGAATTAGACTCAAAATTTGTGGAGAACTTTTTTGGGTTAGCTAATATGTTGCCACCTGAACAAATTACTTTATTCGACTTG includes the following:
- a CDS encoding flagellar hook-associated protein 3, with product MILTRVTNKSMSNIIINNLLTNRSKLYELQEQISSGKLVTKPSQNPANAMSILSDKSSLSQMENYIKNIEQVQSELEITDRSILSAVDVVHRARELTVQASNMSSGSNELSAINFEVEQLINQVKDLGNTKYGSKYIFGGRVTEDAPFQEVGTNQIQYMGTLSTGNYQREAEIVQGVKVPLNLAGDAVFGQYYESAPGPPPVMTGSGLIQTLATLSQELQTSPPNHDNIRSKIGDFENNLKTLLDSQAQIGGTISRLEMTKSKIEEDVISYTKRKSKLEDIDLAKAISNVQFQETALQASLSVGSKVIQNSLLDYLG
- a CDS encoding tryptophan--tRNA ligase, with translation MPEDKKRIMSGMRPTGKLHIGHYMGVLRNWISFQDSYNCYFAIADWHALTTKYDQTQDLKQNIVDVTLDWIASGINPDKSTIYLQSLVPEIAELHIYLSMITPQNWVERDPTLKDMVKILRKEPGELEENQDISGIISYGLLGYPVLQSADILGFNASLVPVGHDQLAHLEFSRDVARRFNYIYKTEYFEEPQPKLTETPLIKGIDGQKMGKSFNNDIKISDSEEETAKKIMRAITDRSRIKKTDPGHPDECEVVCPYYLIFADEDTIKTQRNNCELALWGCADCKKQLITIINNYFKDIRNKRKELEQNPDYIHNVIRTGSEKARDLASNILKDVKKIMQLY